The Sandaracinus amylolyticus genomic interval TCAGCGCGCCTGGTTCTTCGCCTCGAGCGCGCGCGTCCCCGCCGTCGCGAGCTCGGTGAGCATCGGGCCGAGCGCGTCGGCGCCGACGTGCAGGTGGTCGATGCGCTGCAGCTTCGTCGCGAGCTCGCGCGCGGCGAGCGCGGCGAGCACCGCCGGCGGGACCTCCTTCTGGATCGCCATGCGCTCGCGCTCCATCTCGACCTTCGCGCCGTCGACCGCGCGGATCGACGCGGCCTGCGCGTCCGAGCTCGTGCGCAGGCGCGCGGCCTCGGCGTCGCTCGCGATGCGCTTCGCCTCGGCCTCTTCGGTCGCCTGGCGCTTGCCGTTCGCGCCGCGCTGCGAGATCAGCTGCTCCTCGCGACGCGCGAGCTCGATCTGGTTCTGCAGCTCGTTCTCCTGGATGGCGCGCTCCTTCTCGACCGCGAGCGCGCGTCGCGCGAACGCCGCCTCGTCGGCCTCCTGCTGGATCCGCTCGCGCATCGGCGCCTCGAGCGCGCGCTCGAGATCGGGCGTCGGCGCGATCGACGAGATGCGCACGCTCGCGACGCCGAGCCCCATCTGCGCGATGCCTTCGTCGGACGCGAGCGCAGCGTGCACCCGCTCGCGCACCGTCGCCGGCCCCTCGCGCAACACCTCGCGCAGCGGCGTGCGCCCGATCCACTCCGACGCGTGCTGCTGCGCGAGCTGCGCGACGTGCAGCGCGATCTTCTCGAGCGGCTGCTCGAGGTGCACGCCGCGCTGCGTGTCGATCGAGAAGTCGACGTGCTCCGCGAGCGCCGCGGGATCGATCACGCGGTACGTGAGGACGCCCTGCACCGTGACGTCCTGGAAGTCCGACGAGCGCGCGCGCATCGCGAGGGGCAGCTCGCGATCGTCGACCGGCACCTCGGCGATGGACGCCGTCATCGGGAAGAACCAGAACGCGAGGCCACGACCGCTCTTCACGAGCGAGCCGCGCTTGTAGAGCAGCACGTGCGAGCTGCTCTCGGCGCGCAGGTGACGCACGAGCACGAAGCTGCGGATGTCGGCCACGGGAACCTCCTTCGCGAGCGAGAGAGCGCGCCGATCACACGGCGGAGCGACGCGCGAACCGATAGAGCTCGGCAGGCCGGTGATCGACGCCGGTCTGCAGATCGCCGGTCGCCTCGAGCTGCCCCGAGGCGAGCATCCGGCGGCGGAACGAGTCCTTGTTGAGCGGGCGACCGAGCACGGTCTCGTGCACGCGCTGCAGCCCCGCGAGCGTGAAGCGCTCGGGCAGCAGCTGGAACCCGATCGGCGTGTAGTCGAGCTTCCCGCGCACGCGCTTCACGGCCATCCCGAGGATGTCGGCGTGATCGAACGCGAGCGGGAGCGCGCGACCGTCCGCGCCGATCGCGTCGACGGGCCCTCCGGTCTCGCCCTCCCAGGGCACTTCCAGCGTCGCGACGCGCGTCTCCTCGCGCGCTTCGGCGAGGCGCGCGGGATCGACGAGCGCGTAGTGCGCGACGGTGATCACGCGGGTGCGCGGATCGCGCTTCGGCGCGCCGAACGTGTAGAGCTGCTCGAGGAACACCCGGCGGATCCCGGTCTTCTGCTCGATCACGCGCGCCGCCGCGTCGTCGAGCGCCTCGTCCATGCCGACGAACCCACCGGGCAGCGCCCAGCGTCCGCGGTACGGCGCCGCGTCACGACGAAGCAGGAGCGTGCGCAGCGCGCCCTCGTCGACCGTGAGCAGCGCGACGTCGACCGCGACCGAGGGCCGCTCGAAGCGCGAGACGTCGTAGCCCTCGGGGACCTCGCCGTCGTCTTCCTGATCGGAGCGTGCTCGCTTCGTCATCGCGGCCGCGACCTTCGCTGCATCATGCATCGAACCTTGGATGCAAGACGCATCTTAGTCAATGACCTGCGACGAGATGAGCTCCGAGCGGAGGCGGACACGAGCACGCGTCCGCCTTTCGTCCCGCTCGGTGCTCCGGCGACCCGGCGTCAGTCCGCGACGAGGAGAAGACCGCGCTCGTGCCGCAGCAGGATCCGATCCTCGCCGACCGCGACGAGCCCGCTGAACACGGCGCCGGTCGCGAGACGGACCGGCTCGTCGAGGGTCCAGACACCATCGGTGTGCCGCAGCGTGCGGGCCTCGAGGCCCACGAGGTTCCACGACTCGTCGCGCGCCTCGCTCGCGAGCCGCATGCCCCCGATCGCCGTGAACGTGCTCGGCGCGGCGAATTGCGCGAGGGAGCCGGTGGCCGCCGAGATCGGATCCGTCGCCGCGAGCAACGCCGCGAGGTCCAGCACGTACACGCGATTGCCGCTGCCCGCCGATCCCGCTCCGGCGACGACGACGTCGCCGATGCGCGCGACGCTTCCGCTCCAGTCGCCCATCTCGCCGACCGCGCGGCGCGCCGTGGTCGCGCTCACGTCGCGGAGGTAGAGCCCCTGCGAGCTCCCGTCCGATCCCGCGATCGCCAGGCCGTTGATCACGA includes:
- a CDS encoding NUDIX hydrolase, producing MTKRARSDQEDDGEVPEGYDVSRFERPSVAVDVALLTVDEGALRTLLLRRDAAPYRGRWALPGGFVGMDEALDDAAARVIEQKTGIRRVFLEQLYTFGAPKRDPRTRVITVAHYALVDPARLAEAREETRVATLEVPWEGETGGPVDAIGADGRALPLAFDHADILGMAVKRVRGKLDYTPIGFQLLPERFTLAGLQRVHETVLGRPLNKDSFRRRMLASGQLEATGDLQTGVDHRPAELYRFARRSAV
- a CDS encoding SPFH domain-containing protein — translated: MADIRSFVLVRHLRAESSSHVLLYKRGSLVKSGRGLAFWFFPMTASIAEVPVDDRELPLAMRARSSDFQDVTVQGVLTYRVIDPAALAEHVDFSIDTQRGVHLEQPLEKIALHVAQLAQQHASEWIGRTPLREVLREGPATVRERVHAALASDEGIAQMGLGVASVRISSIAPTPDLERALEAPMRERIQQEADEAAFARRALAVEKERAIQENELQNQIELARREEQLISQRGANGKRQATEEAEAKRIASDAEAARLRTSSDAQAASIRAVDGAKVEMERERMAIQKEVPPAVLAALAARELATKLQRIDHLHVGADALGPMLTELATAGTRALEAKNQAR